Within Acidimicrobiales bacterium, the genomic segment GATCGGCGTCCGGTCGAGGGCACGTACGCTCACCTCGCGCAGGTCGAGCCCGGATGTCAGCTCAGCAACGGTGGCGTCCAACAGACGATCCACGTCCCCGGCGGCTTCCAGCTGCTCGCCGAGACCCGCTAGCACCTCATAGGGCTCGTGCCACCGGCCATAGATGACCCGGTTGACCGCCCGCTGGAGAGTCTGGTGCAGCGAGATCAGGAGCAAGGCGGCGGTCCCCGCCGCCAGTGCCGAGGGCCACCACGCGTGATGGTCGGGTGCGAGTGCGGCCGCGGATACCACTACCAGCGCATAGATTGCGGCGACGCTGGCCGACATGGTCAGCCACAGCAGGGTGCGGTTCGCTGCGCGCCGCAGGTCGTAGAGCCCGTGGTGCAAGATGGCGATGGCAATGGCGACCGGCAGCGGCAGCAGGGCGACGCTGAACGCCCAGCCTGGAACGCCGTTGGCGACGATGACGACGACAAGCAGAATCGCCGGCAGACAGGCTGCGAGCGCGAACAGCTGCAGCTGCTGGCGAACCAGCGGACCCCGGGTCCGCCAGCGGATGACGAGCCCGGTCACGGCTCCCCCAGCAGTGACGACCGACAACAGGACCCCCACGGCGGACAAGCCGTCGGCGACGCCCTTGGACACGCCGAGCGGACTGTTCCAGTTGCGCAGCCGCAGCTCCTGCGTGTGCGGGCTGAGGATATTGCCGAGGAACAGACAGGCCACAGCACCAACAGCACACCATCCCAACCAGCGCCATCGAGGACCGGGCAGGCGACCGTCGGGGAAGAAAACCGGCACCGTGACGACCGCGAGGAGCGTGCCGACCGCTTGCAACGAAGGCCCGACGGCGGCCATGTAGGCCGCGCCGGGAACCGAACCTGGAACCGTCAAAACGCCATAGACGCCAGCCTCGGTGAGGCCACGACCAGCCCCCAGCAACGCGGCCCCGGCCAGAAGTAGGGGACCGACACGGTTGGAGGGAACCGAGAAGCTGACGATGGCGCCGACCACTGCGATAGTTCCGATCACGAACGCGATAGCGACCGCTCCGGCAAGCTGAGCGCTGCGGAAGCGGTCAAAAGCGGTCGCCACCGAGGAACCACCGATAGCGACCAAGACAGTCGCAGCGACCGCGACCGCCCTAAAGCGGTCGCGGTCGGCTTCGACGACGTCGATGTCCACGTCCATATGGTGCCCCAGCTTCGAATCCGCCACCTCGACGCTCGGCAACAGCCCGATCCGTCAGATCGTCACCGCGGACGAGCGGCGGCGCGTGACCAACACTGCGACCGCCGTGGCTAGGCCCCCCAATGCGATCAACGCGTAGATGGTCTGGAAAGCCCAATCCAAAGCGTTGTGACGTGCCCACCCCGGAAACTGAACGACCTCGAAGAGACACAAGATTCCGATATAGACCGTCCCGGCGGTGACTCGACGGCTACACAAGAGCCATACGCCGACGAGGAAGAGAAGGCCGAAGACGACCCCTCCCAAAGCGAAGCTGCCACGGTAGTTCTCGACCGCGATGATCACCGCGCTGACGAACTCGCCAACGGCAAGAACACCAGCAAGAGTCGTAAGGATTTTGACGATTCGACTGTGCATCACTGCCTCCATAGGAATAGATGTAACCGAACCATGACTCGGCGGCTTTCCCGTCTACAAGAGGCCCCTTCCCGATGAATCCGGGAAATTCTCCCGACAACGACCGGCGCACCAACATCCGGTCCGAACCTTCACTCCGAGGATCAGTCCCCACCTGGCGACCGGCGAATCAGCGCAAACGGATCGCCAACAGCGTCGGCAACCGACCCGTCGCATTCCGGCAGTCCGGCTCCGCGACCCGGTCCCACACCCGACTAGTAAGTGCGGACCGGCTGCCCAATATCCCGCCGGCAGATAGCGATCGGCCCAACCCCAAAGAACCGACCCGGGCGGTTCCAGAATCGACACCCAGAACGTTCGTCTTGAACATACCTTGAGCCGATCGTAACGACGGTTCGGGTTGCTGCAAGTCGCTCCCGATTCCGTTCGCTCAGACACCGAACGACACTCCGAACGCTAAGGCCCGCTGTCCACGCCACCAAGCGGTCGGCATACCGACCGGAAGATTTAACGGCGTGACTAACAGAGCCTAGAAGTCGACAGTGGTAGCCCCGTAAGCGAACCCAGTTGAGGCGCCCGTCGTCCGTGCGCGTTCCGTGCGCGAACCGACCGAGATTTGACGGGCTACGCCGGCAGTCCGTGAACGCGAAAGTCCTGGTCAGATCCATAATTTGGCGAACCCCCTGGTCGAGGAAGCCGCCTTAATCGCCCTTTCAAGGCGGCAGCACGGGTTCGAATCCCGTTGGGGGTGCGCCGGGCGAAGGGTTGGAAGTCACGCTGGCCTGTCGAGCCGACACGCTTGCGCGTCTCCACGAAACCGAACCGGATAGAGCAAGGTCGCGACACGTCAGCCCGCCCCGGACGTTCGAGGGCGGGCTTGGGTGACCTTTGTGCGCTGTGTTGACCCGACCCTGACACGCGTGTCAGCATTCTGGGGTCGACCGTGCTGGGGAACAAGGAGGTCGGGGGTTGTCGAAGAGCTGGGGGACGAGGCGCAGGCTGACCTGCTCGCTGGTGGGGTTTGCTGCGGTGGGGCTCATCGTCATCGGATCGGCCGGTGTGGCGCTCGCCGCGAGCGGTGGTGGCTACAACCCGAGTCAGCAGGACTGCCCTTGGAATTCGTCCTCACAGGACTCCGGCACCAGCGCTCACAACCCGACGGCCGGGCCGGCTTCGAACCCGGGATGCCACAACCTCGCAGCCAGTGTCGAGTCCGGCGGGGCTACCAACGGCGACCCGAACTCAAGCAACACCCGGTTCGTGGAGTTCGGCAACGACCAGTCCCCGAACAACTCGAAGGGGCAGGGGGAGAGCTACCAATCGTTCGGCGCGGTCTTCTATCCCGGGGACCCCGGGTCGAAGAGATCCCCCCATTCCGGATGCGTCGCCGTTAACACGGACGGGACCAACGGAGGCACGGGGACGGGCTGTGGGACCAACAGCGCCGGGACCGGCTTCGAGTACAACTACGACTACTACTCGCTCTACTGCCCGGCGGCCGACCCCGTCCTTGGCGCGACCGGTGGCTCGTCGGATCCCGCCGGCGTCATCCGGCAGTTCAACTCCGCGAACGGGACGGTCTTTTTCCCGGTGCTCTACGCGTGCAGCGGTACGCCGCCGCCCCCCTCCCAGCCGACGGTCACGACCGGGACCGCTAACGCCGTCGGCACCGTTTTGACCAAGGGGCTGGTGGTCTACTTCGGAGCCGACGACAACCTCGACAACGGCGAGCATGACGGATACACCGGCTTGGAGGGTCCCTGCTACGACCAGTACAGCGGCACCACCTACACCTGCCACTCGGCCGGTGCGATCAACGGACCGTCCGACGGGGGTGGGCTGCTTCTGTTACTCGACCCGATGGCCCTGATGGCCCCATCCGCGCCGACCCAGACGCATCCTGAAGGAGTCGCCAACGGGTCGCTCGGGTTCTGCGCCGACAGCTACTGCGCCGAGGGCACCACCCAACAGCAGACCGTGTACTACGGGTGCTACGACCCGAGCAACCCCAACGACGCCGCCTGGACCGCCAGCGGTAACGACGGTGCGACCGACTCGGGGAGCAACGCCACCGACCCCAACACCGGCAAGGCGTACGACCAGTGCGCCAAGGGGACACCGCAAAGCTCCAACGTTTACGAGAACGACGCCCCGACCCAGCAGAGCGGTTGGCCAGACGACTGCGGAAGCGACTCGATCGGACCCCAAGATCCCGGCTCCAACGGCAACGGTGTCAACGGGGGCGGTGAAGCCAACTGCGCGTACGGATCCCCCGACAAGGGTCGGCAGAACACCCCCCAACAGATCAACACGGAGCCAGGCGTCCAGATCTATCACGACCCCGACGGCCAAGGCGCAGGCGCCAACGAGGGCAGCGGAATCAACCTCCCCTCCGCCTACGTTGGCACCTGCGGTGTCTACGCCAACAATGGCGGCGGCCCCCACCATTACGACCAGTACAACCAGAGCCAGTTCAACGACGCCCTCGCCCAGACCCCCCTTGCATCGAACGGACAGGCCGGCTACATCATCGACGGCAACATGGTTCCCGGGAGCCAGTGCGGGGAAAACTGACCGACCGCGGCGCTGAAGTCTTGATAGACAACGACACCGCCTCCGGCTAACTCCGGGTTGGGGCTGACCGAGCGTCTCCTGGAACATCGATAATGGGCTCAGCTTGAGCGTCCGACAGCGTCGTCAGTGGGCAGCTGTCCACGCGCTGTAACCGGCTAATGCCACGAGTACGACCGCGGTGATCTTGCGGATAGTCGAGACCTTGACAAAGCGCAGAAGGGTTTGCCCGCTGGCAACAGCCAACGCGGCGACCACCCAGAGCGCCAGCAGCGAACCCACCCCGACCGATAGCGGGGAGTGGTAGCGGGCAGCCAGGTTCGCGGTGAGGATCTGAGTGAGATCTCCCCATTCGGCCAGGAAGATCACGACGAAGGCGGTGACCACGACCCCGTGCCGCGATGCCTCCTTCCGCACGACGTTGGTCTCGTCTTTGGTGCCTTCTCGCCACGCGTAGGCGGCGCCGGCCAGAAACAGGCCTGCGACCACCGCGTCGACGGCCTCTTTGGGCAGCACCGCGAAGAGGGCAACGCCGACCGTGACGGCGATGACCACGTGCACCAAGAAGGCACCCGCAGCGCCCAGCCAAACCTGCCGCGGCCGCCCCTTGGTAGCCAGGATCAGGCTGGCGAACATCGTCTTGTCGGGTAACTCGCCGATGAAGATCACCGGAAAGGTGATGGCGGCGATGTAGGCGTTCACTCAGTCCCCAAACTGGCGGACAACCTAGCCGACGTTCCAACAAATCTGGGAATCTGAGCGAACCGCCCAATCCGCTCACTCCAGCAAGTCGTATAGGTAGTAACGGCAGGAACCATCGACCTCGGGAGTAGACCAACTGTGACCTCGGTAGAGTTCCATGAGACAAGCCCGACCGCCGTTCGAACGAGAGGTCGGCTCCGACGAGATCCAATAGCAACGGCGATGGCGATCGTCGGGCTGGTAACCGTGGCGGCGATTCACTGGGCCCAGGTTGTTCCGACAATGAAAGACTCGCCCTACCTCGGAACGGCCTTCCTTCTCTTGACCCTGGCTTGTATCGGACTGGCCTTCTGGCTCCTGGTGTCCGACCGCGGGTTGGCATGGATACTGGTAGCAGGTGTAAACGGACTGACGATCGCCGGCTACATCTTCACTCGAACGGTTTCGTCGTTCTTGGACAGCCAGGACGTCGGCAACTGGAGTGAGTCGCTTGCGATGGTCGCGCTTCTCGTTGAGTCGTTGCTCGTCCTGCTGACCTTGTACCGGCTCATCGGAGAGGGCCGTGAGCAGACCACACCGAATTACCAGCGGGTGGCACCAAGCGTCGATGTCCGGAGCCCGGGGCTCCCTGCGTACGAGATGCAGCGCACGCCGAGGCCAGGTCGCTAGTTCGACTCGCTCGCAGCTTCGTGCAGAAACTGCTGAACGTCGATCACTTGGTCAGCGGGAGGCGCGGTGATCGAGACGGGAGCGCCGTAGTCTGACAGATCCAATGATTCGTCGATGGTGATCGAGGGCTGGTGCGACGAAAGGGACATCACCATGTGCATGGCGTCGCGCCGCAAGCTGCCGGAGCTATCGATGAACACGGTCTCGGTCGCGCCCTGGAAGTTCACCGTCGAGACCGCTTGGCGCATCCATGACGGCAGGTTGGCAGAGCCTAGCTGCTTCTGAAGAAAGGCCGGATCGATATTCACCACGTAACCCTTGACCGGCACGCCGTCTATATCGGAGCTGCCAACGGGCGTGACAGTGGCCCCTTCCTGGGTGAGCAAACGAAGCATCGCGGTCGGGTTGCCGCCGAGGTTGAGGGCACCGGTGCCGCCTGATGCCTTTGCAATCCCGGAGAAGTCGAGCGACAACCAGGATTTCCCCGGATACAGCTGGCTGATCTGCGGGATCTGCTCGTATACCTTCCCAGCCACGTAGACGGTACGAATCGTCAGACCGGGCTCAAGCGAGCTCATGTCCATCGACATATCCATTGAGCCGTTGACGAAGTCGAGAACGCCAGTGCCGGTCGCGGTCGCTTTACCCGAGTTCAGGTTCATCGTCATCGTTGCGTGAGCCGTCCTGCTCGCCACGGCGTGATTGACCGAATCAATCACCATCGCCTGCGCGCTCTTGGTGCCTCCGGGAAGCATCAAGGCGACAGCCACCGCTACCAGTCCCGCCGCCGCAGAGACTGCCATCACCAGAGGAAGCCGGCGCCGCTTGCGCTCCGACGGAGGGTTCCCTCCAAACGCCGCGTAAGGGGCCGCCGAAGCTGGTTCGGATTGAGGCTGCGGATACCACTGGGGGTTCGCGGAGGGGTCACACGGCGGGTACCACTCGATGCCATCGGGGTCAGGCTCGCGCGCGCTCCACTCCCACGGATTGCTGCCATCGCCCCCTAGTGACATGAACCCCCTATCGACAAGAGCAGAGGCTACCTGAGCGCCCTCCCGGCGAACAGATATTCCCACGAAAACGACGAAACCACATCACAGTGCCTGCTCCGCCGTGTCAACTCCTACGATGACGCCGTTCGAAACGATCACGAGGAGATGCCATGCGTACGCCAGACAGGATGATCGACGTCGGTACCTGGATGCTCCAGAACGGGCATCGCGCACTACTGAAGCTGACCGGCGGGCGATATCCGAAGACGATCCTCGGCATGCAGCCGGTTGAGCTGCACACGGTCGGACGCAAGTCGGGGCTCCGGAGATCAACGATGCTGACCGCCCCGATCCTCGACGAGAAGCGTGTCGTCCTCGTCGCGTCGAAGGGTGGGTATCAGGAGAATCCCGACTGGTACAAGAACCTGGCAGCCAATCCCGACGTGGAGATCACCATAAACGACGAGACGAAACCGATGCGCGCCCGGACCGCGTCGCCCGAGGAAAAGTCGGAGCTGTGGCCG encodes:
- a CDS encoding TMEM165/GDT1 family protein produces the protein MNAYIAAITFPVIFIGELPDKTMFASLILATKGRPRQVWLGAAGAFLVHVVIAVTVGVALFAVLPKEAVDAVVAGLFLAGAAYAWREGTKDETNVVRKEASRHGVVVTAFVVIFLAEWGDLTQILTANLAARYHSPLSVGVGSLLALWVVAALAVASGQTLLRFVKVSTIRKITAVVLVALAGYSAWTAAH
- a CDS encoding sensor histidine kinase; this encodes MPSVEVADSKLGHHMDVDIDVVEADRDRFRAVAVAATVLVAIGGSSVATAFDRFRSAQLAGAVAIAFVIGTIAVVGAIVSFSVPSNRVGPLLLAGAALLGAGRGLTEAGVYGVLTVPGSVPGAAYMAAVGPSLQAVGTLLAVVTVPVFFPDGRLPGPRWRWLGWCAVGAVACLFLGNILSPHTQELRLRNWNSPLGVSKGVADGLSAVGVLLSVVTAGGAVTGLVIRWRTRGPLVRQQLQLFALAACLPAILLVVVIVANGVPGWAFSVALLPLPVAIAIAILHHGLYDLRRAANRTLLWLTMSASVAAIYALVVVSAAALAPDHHAWWPSALAAGTAALLLISLHQTLQRAVNRVIYGRWHEPYEVLAGLGEQLEAAGDVDRLLDATVAELTSGLDLREVSVRALDRTPIAGEVVDGSTSMALQAYGATVGWLSYRPPGRQLSAAEERLMRDLARQLGAALHARMLHQDLQRARERLVLAREEERRRLRRDLHDGIGPALAGLTLKAETVRAQLPPGADSAARQLQVLSEEIRQTVTEVRRVVEGLRPPAIDELGLLPACARAVERVAADARLVVTLDAPKDLPLLPAAVEVAVYRIVVEAVTNTVRHARARRCQVTFAIDSTALAVTITDDGTGFGASHPSGHGLAIMRERTAELGGELTVTHPSPGLQIQARLPIYPLPTDRPENPIEPA
- a CDS encoding nitroreductase/quinone reductase family protein, with product MRTPDRMIDVGTWMLQNGHRALLKLTGGRYPKTILGMQPVELHTVGRKSGLRRSTMLTAPILDEKRVVLVASKGGYQENPDWYKNLAANPDVEITINDETKPMRARTASPEEKSELWPTIVATYKGYAGYQRNTEREIPVVILEPRDSTAV